One window of Methanogenium organophilum genomic DNA carries:
- a CDS encoding ABC transporter permease, with the protein MNRLISISKKEFSDHITSRRFLLILFIICLVLGVAAANGVTNYNDALEKYKNENVGYLFFPSILLAFNQITNSIGHDGLGAVIGIAIGFDLVSGEKEGKSLKTILSQPVYRDELINGKAIGGIISLSIITLAGFLTVLAIFLIIGIVPSVDEFFLIGVIWLITLLFMISAFSLALMSSVLAKTSSGALIMSLIILFTLMYIIPVGGGEFGISVLLGPEPLDEEYDFGSQSQVESFENIQYEYNQKRTVLYDFFSLFSIQRVYNDITSPITMPSKYVISRIGFSEFSINPDIAEGIEKPSLWEILGDKWMKIIVFIMWPVLFFGIAYVRFMRMDLR; encoded by the coding sequence ATGAACCGCCTGATATCAATCTCTAAAAAGGAGTTTTCGGATCATATAACCAGCAGACGATTTCTCCTGATTCTTTTCATTATCTGTCTGGTCCTTGGGGTTGCAGCCGCTAACGGTGTGACGAACTACAACGACGCACTTGAAAAGTATAAAAACGAAAATGTGGGATATTTATTTTTTCCCTCTATCCTTCTGGCATTTAATCAGATTACCAACTCGATTGGTCATGACGGACTGGGTGCGGTGATAGGGATTGCAATCGGATTTGATCTCGTGTCAGGAGAAAAAGAAGGGAAATCCTTAAAGACAATACTCTCACAACCCGTATATCGCGATGAACTAATAAACGGCAAGGCAATCGGTGGAATAATCAGTCTTTCCATAATAACTCTCGCAGGATTTCTGACCGTACTTGCAATCTTTTTAATTATCGGGATTGTTCCTTCAGTTGACGAGTTTTTCCTGATAGGTGTCATCTGGCTGATTACCCTGTTATTTATGATCTCAGCGTTCTCTCTGGCCCTGATGTCTTCCGTTCTTGCAAAAACAAGCAGCGGCGCCCTGATTATGTCTCTCATTATTCTTTTCACACTGATGTACATCATACCTGTTGGGGGAGGGGAATTTGGCATATCCGTCCTGCTCGGGCCGGAACCGTTGGATGAAGAGTATGATTTCGGGTCGCAATCTCAGGTTGAATCATTTGAGAATATTCAGTATGAATACAATCAGAAAAGAACAGTATTATATGATTTTTTCAGTCTGTTTTCAATACAACGGGTATATAACGATATAACCAGCCCGATAACGATGCCTTCCAAGTATGTAATAAGCCGGATCGGTTTCTCAGAATTTTCCATCAATCCTGACATTGCAGAAGGAATTGAAAAACCGTCGTTATGGGAAATTCTGGGCGATAAATGGATGAAAATTATCGTCTTCATCATGTGGCCGGTTCTTTTCTTTGGAATTGCATATGTGCGGTTTATGCGGATGGATTTGAGATGA
- a CDS encoding ABC transporter ATP-binding protein produces MIITENLTKKYNGKKAVDNLNLEVGDGEVFGFLGPNGAGKSTTILMLTGMIEPTSGSCTINGVNVALNPLKGKEILGYLPEDVGFYKNLTGRENLDYLGKFYPMSSSDREERIETLLKSVRLQDVPQKVGEYSRGMNQRLGLALALLNDPEVVILDEPTANLDPEGVLRYREIVNQLAKEEKTVLICSHILSEVKAVCTTLGIISQGRLVARGSVEEVENELILQSNTSQKIVIRSINPDVYDFIESISNPDILEVNRLKNGVEVQVKRDIRDELAEILKGNCSGITEMYLERPGLEDLFLKVYRRE; encoded by the coding sequence ATGATAATCACAGAAAACCTCACCAAAAAATACAACGGAAAAAAAGCTGTTGACAATCTCAATTTAGAAGTCGGGGACGGGGAAGTATTCGGCTTTTTAGGCCCAAACGGGGCAGGTAAAAGTACAACCATTCTCATGCTCACCGGGATGATTGAGCCTACATCGGGGAGCTGCACCATCAATGGGGTAAACGTTGCATTAAACCCTCTTAAAGGAAAAGAAATTCTTGGTTATCTGCCTGAAGATGTCGGATTTTACAAAAATCTCACCGGGCGTGAAAACCTCGACTACCTCGGAAAATTCTATCCCATGAGCAGCAGTGACAGGGAAGAGAGAATTGAAACACTCCTTAAAAGTGTCAGGCTCCAGGATGTCCCGCAGAAAGTCGGCGAATATTCAAGGGGAATGAACCAGAGACTCGGCCTTGCTCTTGCTCTTCTAAACGACCCTGAAGTGGTCATTCTTGACGAACCCACCGCAAATCTTGATCCCGAAGGTGTCCTCAGATACAGGGAAATCGTAAACCAGCTGGCAAAAGAAGAAAAAACCGTCCTCATCTGTTCTCATATTCTCTCAGAAGTAAAGGCGGTCTGCACAACACTTGGAATAATCTCACAGGGCAGACTTGTTGCACGGGGGTCTGTTGAAGAAGTAGAGAACGAACTGATTTTACAGAGCAACACCTCACAAAAAATAGTCATCAGATCGATAAACCCGGATGTTTATGATTTTATTGAATCCATATCAAACCCCGATATTCTGGAAGTAAACAGGCTCAAAAACGGTGTTGAGGTTCAGGTTAAAAGAGACATAAGAGACGAACTTGCAGAAATACTCAAAGGAAACTGCTCCGGCATAACAGAGATGTACCTTGAGAGGCCAGGTCTTGAAGATCTGTTCCTGAAGGTCTACAGGAGGGAATAG
- a CDS encoding ABC transporter permease subunit translates to MNLTRIKLIAIKETHDHVTSLRFLGLLFLLIALCTIQVFSEIGNYFSLVDYYANAPFAPADLVYALSNIPYSLSIFEGIRGSIEIGIYGPIIAIAFGFDLVTKEREAGTLKTMLSVPVYRDEVINGKVLGGIIVIILATTILFALEFAILLLNSIVPDTSELSYFFAFWAITNLYLSGIFIMSVMISTIAKSSGMSLIISLLTLLVLTTMVFTIGSFAANYVISDPVKEYKGLDDNDPVLYEMSLAYNEKKENIIQIASYLSYRRNYHKISDVLLRSQSISPDEDPGNFDRTLPPVREALAPMWGYILFLIAYPAVFFGIAYVRFMRMDLR, encoded by the coding sequence ATGAATCTTACAAGAATTAAACTAATTGCTATAAAAGAGACACATGATCACGTCACAAGCCTTCGTTTTCTTGGACTCCTATTCCTACTCATTGCACTATGCACAATTCAGGTGTTTTCTGAGATCGGGAATTATTTTTCTCTTGTTGATTATTATGCTAATGCCCCGTTTGCCCCCGCTGATCTCGTTTATGCTCTCTCTAATATACCGTACTCACTGAGTATCTTTGAAGGAATCAGGGGATCTATTGAGATAGGAATATATGGGCCAATAATTGCAATCGCATTTGGTTTTGATCTCGTGACAAAAGAGAGAGAGGCCGGAACGTTAAAAACTATGCTCTCTGTTCCTGTTTACAGGGATGAAGTTATAAACGGAAAAGTGCTTGGCGGCATAATTGTGATCATACTTGCAACAACAATTCTTTTTGCACTTGAATTTGCCATTCTGCTCTTAAATTCAATTGTTCCGGACACAAGTGAGTTAAGCTATTTTTTTGCATTCTGGGCGATTACCAATCTGTATTTATCCGGAATTTTTATTATGTCTGTAATGATTTCAACCATTGCAAAATCAAGTGGAATGTCACTTATCATTTCATTACTTACTCTTCTTGTTTTAACAACAATGGTTTTTACAATAGGGAGTTTTGCAGCAAACTACGTCATTTCTGACCCTGTAAAAGAGTATAAAGGTCTTGATGATAATGATCCTGTCTTATATGAAATGTCTTTAGCATATAATGAGAAGAAGGAGAATATCATTCAGATTGCTTCATACCTGTCATATAGAAGAAATTATCACAAGATCTCCGATGTCCTGTTACGGTCTCAGAGCATCTCACCAGATGAAGATCCGGGAAATTTTGACAGAACATTGCCTCCGGTAAGGGAGGCACTTGCACCTATGTGGGGATATATTCTCTTCCTGATTGCGTACCCGGCAGTCTTTTTCGGCATTGCCTATGTCAGGTTTATGCGGATGGATTTGCGGTGA
- a CDS encoding ABC transporter permease → MNLSRLSTISKKEFSDHIGSKRLIFILALFCLFLSVKAANGVVKYNELLEAYGAGYSHIIFLPSPVEVFSGIVTGIGTEGLGIIIGLALGFDLISGERERRTLKTILSQPVYRDELINGKAIGGVATLTVISVTGFIFVIAVMLILGIVPNLDELLGIGIIWIITLLFMITSFSLALMTSVITKTSSASLILSLAIIFLILFVLPFGLAALTNHILLGQPPVPSSQSFNSGSEMYEFQEKNNEYQNKKRAINDFFHSISIKQIYDDITLPIIAPSTYQARKDFGKSTDPDSPEEREKPGFWSLIDDQLGKVVVFILWPVIFFGIAYVRFMKADLR, encoded by the coding sequence TTGAATCTCTCAAGACTGTCTACTATCTCAAAAAAAGAGTTTTCTGATCATATCGGAAGTAAAAGGCTCATATTTATCCTGGCACTATTTTGTCTGTTTCTAAGCGTAAAAGCGGCAAACGGGGTCGTTAAATACAATGAATTACTTGAAGCCTACGGGGCCGGATATTCGCATATAATTTTCCTCCCGTCACCTGTTGAGGTCTTTTCAGGAATTGTAACCGGAATTGGTACAGAAGGTCTTGGCATAATCATTGGTCTGGCACTTGGTTTTGATCTGATTTCAGGTGAAAGAGAACGAAGAACATTAAAGACAATACTCTCCCAGCCCGTTTACCGTGATGAACTGATAAACGGAAAAGCAATCGGTGGAGTAGCAACCCTTACGGTAATTTCAGTTACGGGTTTTATCTTTGTCATTGCAGTCATGCTTATTCTTGGAATTGTGCCTAATCTGGATGAATTGCTTGGAATTGGGATAATCTGGATTATCACCCTTCTGTTCATGATTACATCATTCTCACTTGCGTTAATGACATCGGTAATTACAAAAACCAGTAGTGCTTCTCTGATTCTTTCCCTTGCTATAATTTTCCTGATATTGTTTGTTCTCCCTTTTGGTCTTGCAGCTCTGACAAACCATATACTGCTGGGCCAGCCGCCGGTACCATCATCACAATCGTTTAATTCCGGTTCAGAGATGTACGAATTTCAGGAAAAAAACAATGAGTACCAGAATAAAAAAAGGGCCATAAACGATTTTTTCCATTCAATTTCAATAAAACAGATATATGATGATATTACGCTCCCGATAATTGCACCTTCTACATATCAGGCAAGAAAGGATTTTGGTAAATCAACAGATCCAGATAGTCCTGAAGAACGTGAAAAGCCAGGATTCTGGTCTCTTATTGATGATCAGTTGGGAAAAGTTGTTGTGTTTATTTTGTGGCCTGTTATCTTCTTTGGAATTGCATATGTGAGATTTATGAAGGCTGATCTGAGGTGA
- a CDS encoding ABC transporter ATP-binding protein, producing the protein MIKTQNLTKEYNGKPAVNNLNLQIGKGEVFGFLGPNGAGKSTTILMIAGMIEPTSGTCTIDGVNVALDPLKGKEILGYLPEDVGFYANLTGYENLDYLGKFYPINDREREDRIETLLKSVRLNGVTQKVGEYSRGMNQRLGLALALLNDPKVVILDEPTANLDPEGVLRYREIVNELREAGKTILICSHILSEVKAVCTTLGIISQGKLVAKGSVKEVEDELIRQSNTHQKIVIKSINPELYTKIESIKNPDILEIARTKDGVEISVEKDIRPGLAEELKGTCSGITEMYLDRPGLEDLFLNVYRREG; encoded by the coding sequence ATGATAAAAACACAAAACCTCACAAAGGAGTATAACGGAAAGCCAGCGGTAAACAATCTCAACCTTCAGATAGGAAAAGGGGAAGTATTTGGATTTCTTGGCCCAAACGGCGCAGGAAAGAGTACAACAATCCTTATGATCGCCGGAATGATAGAACCGACATCCGGTACCTGTACAATTGATGGTGTAAATGTAGCACTTGATCCACTCAAAGGAAAAGAGATTCTCGGCTACCTCCCTGAAGATGTAGGATTTTATGCCAATTTAACCGGATATGAAAATCTTGATTATCTGGGAAAATTCTATCCCATCAATGATCGGGAGAGGGAAGATAGAATTGAAACTCTGTTAAAGAGTGTCAGACTAAATGGCGTCACACAAAAAGTCGGAGAATACTCAAGAGGAATGAACCAAAGACTTGGTCTCGCACTGGCACTCCTAAATGATCCAAAGGTAGTAATCCTTGACGAACCGACTGCAAACCTTGATCCTGAAGGTGTCTTAAGATACAGGGAAATCGTTAATGAACTAAGAGAAGCCGGGAAAACCATCCTCATCTGCTCTCATATTCTATCCGAAGTGAAAGCCGTATGTACGACACTTGGTATAATCTCACAGGGGAAACTTGTAGCAAAAGGATCCGTCAAAGAGGTTGAAGATGAACTCATCAGACAGAGCAACACTCATCAGAAAATTGTTATCAAATCTATCAACCCTGAGCTTTACACCAAAATTGAATCCATTAAAAACCCTGATATTTTAGAAATCGCAAGAACCAAAGATGGTGTTGAAATCTCGGTTGAAAAAGATATAAGACCCGGACTTGCAGAAGAACTCAAAGGAACCTGTTCAGGCATAACAGAGATGTATCTCGACAGACCCGGCCTTGAAGACTTATTTTTAAACGTCTACAGGAGGGAGGGATAA
- a CDS encoding winged helix-turn-helix transcriptional regulator, translated as MIIIIFLLFFVTIADATEYTITPSRNVGKPPGTSFDGEIVRELQPIPVWFAVLLTIFPQLAVINLESFIVFKSSVYICYVKIKQARSRSREKKEAIYDLIKMNPGMHFRELQRKTGLKKGTFEYHIKNMEHEGQVKAVQNNRKVHYFINNSTYSPEEMKIISVMNNESLKNILLEASTKPLITNKEIAENLELSKSSVSEKLNYLNDIGILNAKKEGWYTFYEISKEYDDAIPNYIANDMYTEQNRIVQKERISSL; from the coding sequence GTGATTATCATCATCTTTTTGCTTTTTTTTGTCACAATAGCAGATGCGACTGAATATACCATAACACCTTCAAGAAATGTGGGCAAACCCCCGGGGACTTCATTTGATGGTGAAATAGTCCGTGAACTGCAACCGATTCCTGTATGGTTTGCAGTACTTCTGACAATATTTCCACAGCTGGCTGTTATAAATCTTGAATCATTTATCGTTTTCAAATCATCAGTATACATTTGTTATGTAAAAATAAAACAAGCAAGATCCCGTTCCAGAGAAAAAAAAGAGGCAATATACGACCTGATAAAAATGAATCCCGGGATGCACTTCAGGGAACTTCAGCGAAAAACCGGTCTGAAAAAAGGGACATTTGAATACCACATAAAAAATATGGAGCATGAAGGACAGGTAAAAGCAGTACAAAATAATAGAAAGGTCCATTATTTCATAAATAATTCAACGTATTCTCCGGAGGAAATGAAGATCATTTCTGTCATGAATAATGAATCCCTGAAAAATATTCTTTTAGAAGCCTCTACGAAACCCCTCATCACCAATAAAGAGATTGCTGAGAATTTAGAACTATCAAAGTCATCAGTAAGTGAAAAACTGAATTATTTAAACGATATTGGGATTCTGAATGCAAAAAAAGAAGGCTGGTACACGTTTTATGAAATATCAAAGGAATACGATGATGCAATTCCGAATTATATCGCCAACGATATGTATACTGAGCAAAACAGAATTGTACAGAAAGAAAGAATATCCTCATTGTAA
- a CDS encoding winged helix-turn-helix transcriptional regulator: MNLKLPVIIIIFLLFFVTIADATEYTITPSRNVGKPPGSAIDGKIGHEAQPIPVWFAVLLTIFPQLAVINLESFIVFKSSIYICYVKIKQARSRSREKKEAIYDLIKMNPGMHFRELQRKTGLKKGTFEYHIKNMEHEGQVKAVQNNGKVHYFINNSTYSPEEMKIISVMNNESLKNILLEASTKPLITNKEIAENLELSKSSVSEKLNYLNDIGILNAKKEGWYTFYEISKEYDDAIPNYIANDMYTEQNRIVQKERISSL; the protein is encoded by the coding sequence ATGAATTTGAAATTGCCGGTAATCATCATCATCTTTTTGCTTTTTTTTGTCACAATAGCGGATGCGACTGAATATACCATAACACCTTCAAGAAATGTGGGCAAACCTCCCGGTTCAGCAATTGATGGTAAAATAGGCCATGAAGCACAACCAATCCCTGTATGGTTTGCAGTACTTCTGACAATATTTCCACAACTGGCTGTTATAAATCTTGAATCATTTATCGTTTTCAAATCATCAATATACATTTGTTATGTAAAAATAAAACAAGCAAGATCCCGTTCCAGAGAAAAAAAAGAGGCAATATACGACCTGATAAAAATGAATCCCGGGATGCACTTCAGGGAACTTCAGCGAAAAACCGGTCTGAAAAAAGGGACATTTGAATACCACATAAAAAATATGGAGCATGAAGGACAGGTAAAAGCAGTGCAAAATAATGGAAAGGTCCATTATTTCATAAATAATTCAACGTATTCTCCGGAGGAAATGAAGATCATTTCTGTCATGAATAATGAATCCCTGAAAAATATTCTTTTAGAAGCCTCTACGAAACCCCTCATCACCAATAAAGAGATTGCTGAGAATTTAGAACTATCAAAGTCATCAGTAAGTGAAAAACTGAATTATTTAAACGATATTGGGATTCTGAATGCAAAAAAAGAAGGCTGGTACACGTTTTATGAAATATCAAAGGAATACGATGATGCAATTCCGAATTATATCGCCAACGATATGTATACTGAGCAAAACAGAATTGTACAGAAAGAAAGAATATCCTCATTGTAA
- a CDS encoding NEW3 domain-containing protein — protein MDYKNKYEWMDYMNKINKIMKILLVTTVIMMFFGGIVNPVMGETQDASNIKVSCKYPGKVIEAGETVIFDLVIKNSATTNYPKMLRVDTFKGEEDWKFRFLTEGGEIDRIAYSGGETDTIQLEVKTTGDTPKDTYPFRFSVDSGKLWLYITIKESHAGENGILKLEVVNEQGEKIDGATVSVFRGKSTSADMVVYSMADGKIRTDLDQGEYRILIEKNGYLSREIEDLNIQSGYTEDIDTVMLERKNFGLDVDVKTPVTTSLIGQKPVYEIDLMNVGKSDDLFCLSSNNMPEGWYGRYKETIDSKSELSEIFIKTGEEKTVFFEIIPPYSVMKGDYSFNSVINSTDGMEYITELKAIIKGSSDLQVFSEKYLYEITKGKTAEVPVTILNDGNGVALTNIIVEVSAPEGWKITTSPETIPSIEPGERKTVFLTVVPPSDIAASEYKITTNVISDQEEVTDSLRIVVNESSMIGVFGIILMITAAGSVIYMYRKYERR, from the coding sequence GTGGATTATAAAAATAAATATGAATGGATGGATTATATGAATAAAATCAACAAAATTATGAAAATTCTCCTTGTAACCACAGTTATAATGATGTTTTTTGGGGGGATTGTAAATCCCGTCATGGGGGAGACACAGGATGCATCAAACATAAAGGTCTCATGTAAATACCCTGGAAAAGTTATAGAGGCTGGTGAAACCGTCATTTTTGATCTTGTCATTAAAAATTCGGCAACCACCAATTATCCAAAAATGCTGCGTGTTGATACATTCAAAGGTGAGGAAGACTGGAAATTCAGGTTTTTAACAGAGGGTGGGGAAATTGACCGCATTGCCTATTCAGGAGGAGAAACAGACACCATTCAGCTTGAAGTAAAAACCACAGGAGATACTCCTAAAGATACCTACCCATTTCGATTCAGCGTTGACAGTGGAAAACTCTGGCTATATATAACAATAAAAGAGTCACACGCTGGCGAAAATGGTATCTTAAAACTCGAAGTTGTTAACGAGCAGGGTGAAAAGATAGATGGTGCTACGGTATCCGTATTCCGGGGAAAAAGCACATCTGCAGATATGGTTGTTTACTCTATGGCAGACGGAAAAATCCGAACGGATCTTGATCAGGGAGAATACCGGATTTTAATTGAGAAAAACGGCTATTTAAGTAGGGAGATTGAGGATCTAAATATTCAGAGCGGATACACAGAAGACATTGATACGGTAATGCTTGAAAGAAAAAATTTTGGCCTTGATGTCGATGTAAAAACTCCGGTAACAACCTCATTGATTGGACAAAAACCCGTTTATGAGATAGATCTCATGAATGTAGGGAAAAGTGATGATCTTTTCTGTCTCTCCTCAAACAATATGCCTGAAGGATGGTATGGACGATACAAAGAGACGATTGATTCTAAAAGTGAATTGTCAGAAATTTTCATAAAAACGGGTGAAGAAAAAACCGTATTTTTTGAAATAATTCCACCGTATTCAGTAATGAAAGGAGATTATAGTTTTAATTCAGTTATCAACTCAACGGACGGTATGGAGTACATTACAGAACTTAAGGCAATAATAAAGGGGAGTTCTGATCTGCAGGTATTCTCTGAAAAATATCTCTATGAGATTACAAAAGGCAAAACTGCAGAGGTACCGGTTACAATTTTAAATGACGGAAATGGTGTGGCCCTCACAAATATAATAGTCGAAGTCTCTGCGCCTGAGGGGTGGAAAATTACCACATCTCCAGAAACAATACCAAGTATTGAACCGGGAGAGAGAAAAACGGTATTCCTTACGGTTGTACCCCCTTCAGATATCGCAGCTTCCGAGTACAAGATTACCACAAATGTGATCTCCGATCAGGAAGAAGTAACAGATAGTCTCAGGATTGTCGTAAATGAAAGCTCAATGATTGGTGTATTTGGAATTATTCTTATGATTACTGCCGCAGGGAGTGTGATTTATATGTACAGAAAATATGAACGGCGATGA
- a CDS encoding PEGA domain-containing protein, with the protein MKQSCAWKPSLRYSPVLMILFIVIIGCAMTVGSAVAATPKATEMWNYYQATNMYGCDISPDVAYVAGGTYNGKVFLLTIEGELLWTAETYSPVWGVAVSRGGGYVVAGTDIGDLLVYDKEGDLLWSKRFKGIIHDVDISADGSVIAVACADGKVYRYTNLGSEVWGQSMSSAVLSVSVTADGSLIGAGTKGFLIRVLDSEGQKVWSYQINGQVFGLDLSPDGAYLIAGGNDAYVYIFDDAGKIATQLRTVTQVNGVSAALNGEYFALGRGDRETMIYDVDGMPITQMSAAAGVNDVSLSPSGGFCAVASSDGRLYLYSLPVEEVPVETATPCPSDTPVIAPDGEGILSFSSAPSGATVYLDNEVKGITPVTLPLPPGQYEVLMRLDGYNDWTTTINLLPEDTVNVVAQMTAATPVSTPVPVGFLPVLGGLFIAAVFLLRRTDE; encoded by the coding sequence ATGAAACAATCTTGTGCGTGGAAACCTTCTCTCCGGTATTCACCGGTATTGATGATTCTTTTTATCGTCATCATTGGATGTGCAATGACGGTTGGGAGTGCGGTGGCGGCAACGCCGAAAGCAACGGAGATGTGGAACTATTATCAGGCGACAAACATGTACGGCTGTGACATATCCCCTGATGTCGCATATGTGGCGGGCGGGACCTATAACGGGAAAGTGTTCCTCCTGACCATCGAAGGAGAACTCCTCTGGACTGCTGAGACGTATTCTCCGGTGTGGGGCGTGGCCGTATCCCGTGGGGGAGGATATGTGGTCGCCGGAACCGATATCGGAGACCTTCTGGTATATGACAAGGAAGGTGATCTGCTCTGGTCCAAACGGTTTAAGGGCATCATACATGATGTGGATATCTCTGCAGACGGGTCGGTGATCGCTGTCGCCTGTGCAGACGGAAAAGTGTACCGGTACACAAACCTGGGTTCAGAGGTCTGGGGGCAGAGTATGAGCTCAGCGGTGCTGTCTGTTTCCGTTACTGCGGACGGGAGTCTCATCGGGGCAGGGACCAAGGGATTTCTGATACGGGTTCTGGACAGTGAGGGACAGAAGGTCTGGAGTTACCAGATCAACGGGCAGGTATTTGGCCTGGACCTCTCCCCTGACGGGGCTTACCTGATTGCAGGAGGCAACGATGCGTATGTCTATATCTTCGATGATGCGGGTAAGATTGCAACCCAGCTGCGCACGGTAACTCAGGTCAACGGTGTTTCGGCTGCGCTGAACGGAGAATATTTTGCACTGGGCCGCGGGGACCGTGAAACAATGATCTATGATGTGGATGGAATGCCAATCACGCAGATGTCTGCTGCTGCCGGGGTAAATGACGTTTCCCTTTCGCCATCAGGCGGTTTCTGTGCGGTGGCCTCTTCTGACGGCAGACTGTACCTCTATTCCCTCCCGGTGGAAGAAGTGCCGGTTGAAACCGCCACACCCTGCCCGTCAGACACCCCGGTGATCGCTCCTGATGGAGAGGGTATTCTCTCGTTTTCATCAGCACCATCGGGTGCGACCGTCTATCTTGATAATGAAGTGAAGGGCATAACACCGGTGACCCTGCCGCTGCCGCCGGGACAGTATGAGGTTCTCATGCGCCTTGACGGCTATAACGACTGGACAACGACCATTAACCTCCTTCCGGAGGACACGGTCAATGTCGTCGCACAGATGACTGCCGCGACACCTGTATCCACACCTGTTCCTGTGGGATTCCTGCCGGTTTTGGGAGGGCTTTTCATCGCTGCTGTTTTTCTGCTGCGGCGTACGGATGAATGA